A single genomic interval of Lysobacter avium harbors:
- the trpE gene encoding anthranilate synthase component I: MSPPDSPQYQPYQQHVADGHTRIPVVREVLSDLDTPLSVYLKLADGPHTYLFESVEGGERFGRYSIIGLPARRVYAFAGNTLYVTEHGELVEARDVADPFAEVERLRSQHSVPRIDGLPGFTGGLVGWFGFECIQYIEPRLGGPGADGEAKTDELGTPDILLMLSEEVAVFDNLKGRLYLIVHADPSEPQAWARANRRLDQLVHRLRNSGTAYPETLDSYGLDEADFVSGFTREGFIKAVEQSQQYILDGDIFQVVLSQRLSVPFKARPVDVYRALRALNPSPYMYFLDVGDMQVVGSSPEILVRLQFDEAGQGMVTVRPIAGTRPRGATPAEDEALEAELLADPKERAEHLMLIDLGRNDVGRVSQPGTVEVGEQFVIERYSHVMHIVSEVTGTLKPGLSYADVLRATFPAGTVSGAPKIRALEVIRELEPVKRNVYAGSIGYLGWHGDADTAIAIRTAVIQDGRLHVQAGAGIVHDSDPQKEWEETMSKGRALFRAVAEAARGL; the protein is encoded by the coding sequence ATGTCCCCGCCAGACAGTCCGCAGTACCAGCCATACCAGCAGCACGTCGCTGACGGCCACACCCGCATCCCGGTGGTGCGCGAGGTCCTGTCTGACCTGGACACGCCGCTGTCGGTGTACCTGAAGCTGGCCGACGGGCCGCACACCTACCTGTTTGAATCGGTCGAAGGCGGCGAGCGCTTCGGGCGCTATTCGATCATCGGCCTACCGGCGCGTCGCGTGTACGCGTTTGCCGGCAACACCCTGTATGTCACCGAGCACGGCGAGCTGGTCGAGGCGCGCGATGTGGCCGATCCGTTCGCCGAGGTCGAGCGCCTGCGCTCGCAACACTCGGTGCCGCGCATCGACGGCCTGCCCGGATTCACCGGTGGCCTGGTCGGCTGGTTCGGCTTTGAGTGCATCCAGTACATCGAGCCACGGCTGGGCGGGCCCGGCGCGGACGGCGAGGCCAAGACCGACGAGCTGGGCACCCCCGACATCCTGCTGATGCTCAGCGAGGAAGTCGCGGTGTTCGACAACCTCAAGGGCCGGCTCTACCTGATCGTGCATGCCGACCCGTCCGAACCGCAGGCGTGGGCGCGCGCCAACCGGCGCCTGGACCAGCTGGTCCACCGCCTGCGCAACAGCGGCACCGCGTATCCGGAAACCCTGGATTCCTACGGCCTGGACGAGGCCGACTTCGTCTCCGGTTTCACCCGCGAGGGCTTCATCAAGGCCGTCGAGCAATCCCAGCAATACATCCTCGATGGCGACATTTTCCAGGTCGTCCTCAGCCAGCGCCTGAGCGTCCCCTTCAAGGCGCGTCCGGTGGACGTCTACCGCGCGCTGCGGGCGCTCAACCCGTCGCCCTACATGTACTTCCTGGACGTGGGCGACATGCAGGTGGTCGGCTCCTCGCCGGAGATCCTCGTGCGCCTGCAGTTCGACGAGGCCGGGCAGGGCATGGTGACGGTGCGCCCGATCGCGGGCACGCGCCCGCGCGGCGCCACCCCGGCCGAGGACGAGGCGCTGGAGGCCGAGCTTCTGGCCGATCCCAAGGAGCGCGCCGAGCACCTGATGCTGATCGACCTGGGCCGCAACGATGTCGGCCGGGTCAGCCAGCCGGGCACGGTCGAGGTCGGCGAGCAGTTCGTGATCGAGCGCTACAGCCACGTCATGCACATCGTCAGCGAAGTCACCGGCACCTTGAAACCTGGGCTGTCCTACGCCGACGTGCTGCGCGCCACGTTCCCGGCCGGCACCGTCAGCGGCGCGCCGAAGATTCGCGCGCTGGAGGTTATCCGCGAGCTGGAGCCGGTCAAGCGCAACGTCTACGCCGGCTCGATCGGCTACCTGGGCTGGCATGGCGATGCCGACACCGCGATTGCGATCCGCACCGCGGTGATCCAGGACGGCCGCCTGCACGTGCAGGCCGGCGCCGGCATCGTCCACGATTCGGACCCGCAAAAGGAATGGGAAGAGACCATGAGCAAGGGCCGGGCACTGTTCCGCGCGGTCGCCGAAGCGGCAAGGGGGCTGTGA